From Ferrimicrobium acidiphilum DSM 19497, one genomic window encodes:
- a CDS encoding nuclear transport factor 2 family protein has translation MTEERPPLPPFTRETALQKVQNAEDAWNTRDPQKVALAYTEDSVWRNRDIFVTGRAEIIEFLTWKWERELDYALRKNLWSFDENRIAVRFQYESHDSNGQWWRSYGNELWEFDEHGLMRRREASINDVRIDEAERRIFGSRPKEEYGQEYPLR, from the coding sequence ATGACTGAGGAGCGGCCGCCGCTACCGCCATTTACCCGCGAGACGGCGTTGCAAAAGGTGCAGAACGCCGAGGACGCATGGAATACCCGCGATCCACAGAAGGTGGCGCTCGCCTATACGGAGGACTCGGTATGGCGTAATCGGGACATTTTTGTCACGGGAAGAGCCGAGATCATAGAGTTCTTAACGTGGAAATGGGAGCGCGAACTGGACTATGCCTTGCGGAAGAACCTGTGGAGCTTCGACGAAAACCGGATTGCCGTCAGATTCCAGTACGAGAGTCACGATTCAAACGGACAGTGGTGGCGCAGCTATGGGAATGAGCTATGGGAGTTCGATGAGCACGGGTTGATGCGCCGTCGTGAGGCGAGCATTAACGACGTTCGGATAGACGAAGCGGAGCGGCGTATCTTCGGCTCCCGCCCCAAGGAAGAGTACGGTCAGGAGTACCCACTGAGGTGA